From Ammoniphilus oxalaticus:
CCGGCGATACAAAGGAAATCGCGATGAATACGGCCCAACAAGTTGTTAACATGCGACCGGATTTTGTTCGGATCTACCCCGCGTTGGTCATTGCGGGGACTGAACTAGAGTGGATGTATGCGACAAAGCAGTACAAACCGTTGTCTTTAGAAGAAGCGGTAGATTGGTGCGCGCAGATATGGCTGCTATTTATGAAACATCAGATTCAAGTTATTCGGCTTGGTTTACATGCATCTGAAGATTTGCGCGCCGAAGGGTCACTAATCGCTGGTCCTTTTCATCCTTCGTTTCGTCAGTTAGTGGAAGCAAAATTATACAGACGGTTGTTAGATACAATTGTTAAGGACTATTCAAGCGAGGAAATCGATACATTTATGATTCATCCGGCAGATGAAACGGCTGTCCGCGGTCCGAGGGGCGCGAATTGGGCTTCTTTCGCTCAATCCTCTGTGGATCTTGCTTTGAATTCAAATGTGGAACGGCACCAATGTCAACTCGCTATGAAAAGCGGAAAAATTATTTCATATCGTTTACGTGATCTGGAATCCAGTTCTTAATCAGGGCTGGATTTTTTCTGTTTGCGGGGATCAAATATGGTAAAATAAAGATTGTTAGAAAAGGGTCTGCGGTTGCTTTTTAGGGGGAGATCATGTTTTTAAAACGACTTGAATTAGTTGGATTCAAATCATTTGCAAAGCGGACTGAATTGGCGTTTGGCTCAGGGGTAACGGCTGTAGTAGGTCCAAACGGCAGCGGCAAAAGTAATATTGCGGATGCGATTCGTTGGGTACTTGGAGAACAGAGCGCTCGCTCGCTGCGCGGAGCCAAGATGGAAGATATTATCTTTGCCGGCAGCGCGGCAAGACAAGCCGTGAATTATGGTGAAGTCTCATTGACCTTGGATAACAGCAAGCAAACGTTGAAGATCGATTACAGTGAAGTGACGATTAGCCGCCGTGTTTACCGCTCAGGCGAAAGTGAATACTTTATTAATAAGCAACCGTGTCGGCTTAGAGATATCGTTGAATTATTTATGGATACGGGTGTTGGCAGAGAGGCTTATTCGATTATCGGCCAAGGAAAGATCGAAGAAATTATAAGCGCAAGATCGGAAGACCGCCGTGGAATATTTGAAGAAGCGGCTGGCATTGTAAAATATAAAACGAGAAAAAGAGAAGCCGAGAAAAAACTAAACGAAACAGCTGCAAATTTAACGAGAATTGAGGACATCTTATCAGAGTTATCGACGCAACTTCCTCCCCTTCAGCAGCAGGCTGAGCAGGCAGAAATTTATTTGGATTTGCAGCGTGAACTAAAGCAGCGGGATATAAGCCTTACAGCGCATCGAATTGAATCGTTGAGCGAAACCTGGCAAACCGCAAAAGAATCGGTCGTTGGTTATCGTGACCAACTTGTTGCCCGTTCCGCGGAGCTTAATGCGATTGAAGCGCAACTTGCTGAGCGGAAGTGGGCAAATGCGGAGCAAGCTCAGCTCCAGCAACAGCAACAACGGGAGTTGTTAGGTGTCATAGAAGAGACCGAACAAACAGAAGGCCAACGTCAGGT
This genomic window contains:
- a CDS encoding elongator complex protein 3 is translated as MIKQRRIAIFVPHQGCPKDCVFCNQARITGQKREEQLTEEQIRAIVDQHLRTMDEKVHVEIAFFGGSFTGLPRGYQKMMLGVAKEYIDNGQVQGIRFSTRPDYINEAIMEFLLPYGVTAIELGVQSLDDHVLALSQRGHTAEQVATAVEIIRNYPSIQLGLQLLPGLPGDTKEIAMNTAQQVVNMRPDFVRIYPALVIAGTELEWMYATKQYKPLSLEEAVDWCAQIWLLFMKHQIQVIRLGLHASEDLRAEGSLIAGPFHPSFRQLVEAKLYRRLLDTIVKDYSSEEIDTFMIHPADETAVRGPRGANWASFAQSSVDLALNSNVERHQCQLAMKSGKIISYRLRDLESSS